Part of the Ammospiza nelsoni isolate bAmmNel1 chromosome 6, bAmmNel1.pri, whole genome shotgun sequence genome is shown below.
AGggactcctgctcctgcagaaacCTCTTTAGCCCCCCTGCAGTCATGATTTAACcaattttcttcagaaaggaggttaaaaattgcatttatgGACTGGTGGACACACCCCCTTCATCACAGCTCACAGGCAGCTGACACAGCTGACAAGGGGTAGTAAAAGCAGCCCTCAGTAGTAAGCAGCCCTCAGTAGTAACTTCCTCCTCTCTTACAGTAAGTTACCCCACCTTTACTCCTGCCAAGATCCAAGTAACCTCCAAGGAGGAGACACCCTTGGCTCTGGAGAATTCCATGCTTAGAACCTATCTAGTAATTTTTTGCTCCACCTTCCTTCAactggaaaaaccccaaaacctggtTCTGTGTTAATAaaatgagctgctctgggaactgGAATCCATCCACGGCGCGTGGGTGGGTTTAGAAGCGGGATGGGCAGTTCCTGTAAAAGATGCCTGGGATGAAATCCCTGCTTGGAGATATTTGTAGGATTTGAAGAAGGCTGGGGGAGAGAGGGGAGTGAATTAAGGCTGTTTCTTAGGAATTTGCATCTCAAAGCTGAGCTCAGACAGGTATGGAGCAAAGCATTTCcatgctgtgggcaggagcaaggcctggctgctgcacagagcCACCTCTTCTCCAAACGCAAGTTTGATGGAGATTGCCAACTCTCTGTCAACTTCCTCAAGGCTGACTGAGAAGTGTAGAAGTAGTCTGGGGCAGTGTACACATGCATCCCCCCTGCTTCCTCAGGCTAACGGATGCCCCACTGCAGTCCAAATAAAATTCCTTAAAAAGGGAACTAAAGCCAAGCCTGAAACAGCAGGCTTTTATCCCAGGCCGTGGTGTTCACAGCCTCAAGTTCCTTCCTGAAccctccccacagccaggcATAGCTGGACCATTCAGTATAAAGAGGGAGTGCAGTGTATTTTGGGGTTACTGGGAAATGGTGTTTTTATGGAAGAGACCCCACCTCATTGCTATGAGAAATCCTTAACAACAGTTCTCAGCTGTCATCGCTTCCCTTACACATCCTGCTTTATGTAAATGGGGTTTATTACATCTTCTACTTCTTGGCAACTCTTGCAATGATTATTTACAAAAGTAAGTTGCAGGTAatgtccccagagcaggctgtgctgatGCACAGCTGGGTTTTGTCCTGCTGTGTCTTCCTGCTTTATTTACTCTGGTTTATTCTCCAGGTCAGGTTTTCAGTTATCCAGATGATTTTTTGGCTCCTGATCTTGCCGTGCTTTTCCTTATGGCCATTCTGGAAGTGCCTCGATTGTACTTGGGTAGGTCATGTTATCAGTGCAACTGGATTGTAATCTGTAACATgaatcatttggaaatggaGGCTGTCAGTTGCGCAGATATTTGGAGACCCCTgcacctttcctttctctcctgagGACACCTGCAAGTACCAACACCTTCCTTTCACTAAGACAGAAGGGTGGGAAGGGCCTCCTGATCTTGTCCAAAGCTTGCTAAAACTTCTTCAAgtccaatttttaaaaaacccaaatcactATTAAAATCTGCTTAATATTCCAAAGGCATTTATGCAGGGTGGGGCCCTTGAATCAATCTGAGTGGCTTTAGAGCTGGATTTATTCCACTGCTTTAAATCTCTCTGTGTATTTATGGAGCCTGATCCATGAATAAAGAGGTGGGTTTCAACTCTAATGTAGTTAAACACCAAAATCTACTGAACTGAGCTTGGAAATAAGCTGCATAGAAGAGAGAAGGACAGCTTGTTCACAATATCAGCCATTTGGAACAGGAATAGGTTAGAAGGAAATAAGACTTGAAAATGAGGACTGGACTCCCGGAGTGCACCGAGGTCGCCACATtcagtgcagggctggagggctCAGGAAGAGTTTGATGGTTGAAGCTGAGTGTTCAGAATGATGCAGCTTCAGAACTGATTCTCTGTGGTAAGAAGAGATTCCCTGGCTGTGATTATCAACTGACAAACTTATTTAGATTAACTTTGGTTagttttcctgttttgaaaTGGATTGTCCATTGGTGTTGGGCTTGTTGTTTGATTCCTGGCAGAGCTTTGATTCAGGCTGGtatttcaatatattttgaGCTTTTTTAGGATTCAGTAAGAGCAAAGTCAGAACCGGGGCCTTTTTTGAGCAGGAATATTCTCGAGTTACAACCTGAGGCTGTTGTCAGAACAAATTGGACTTTTGGTTTCTGTTTCCTTGCAGGTTTCAAGGGTAACCTGACGGAAGCAGAGGGGCcgctggggctgagcctggggctCACGGTGGGCAGCgtgctgctgtgtgtgtacctgctgctgtggcagagctACGTGCTGTGGGCAGATGTGCTCCTCAACGCCGTGCTGCTCGCGGCCTACGCGCTCGAGTCGGGGCTCAAGGTCACGGCCATCGCTGCCTTTGTCAGCTGAGCCCGGCCCTTCCCACACCCTGCCACACATTCCTTCTCTGAGAGAGTGGGGCTTCATGTCCACTGCTGAATTCCTTTGGATAGAAAAACCCTGGAAAGCTTCTCTCTGGTTAAATGAGAAGTTTTGGGGACATAGATGTCCCGTTCAGGAGCTCTGTGATGCTGTCCACCACTGGCTTATTTATGGGCAAAGGCAAGGGGTGAATCACAAAATGCTTAACACTCTGGCATTCAGCAGGGGTCAGTACTAAATGTCCAttcccagcacaggacaggaggcagtgctgctggcatggTGGCAGTTTTCATGGCACAGGAGCAACATGCAGCCCAAGTGACACAGAAATGAATCAGGCCAGGGCTCACTTGTGCCTTGCCACGCACACGTCCGTGTTtgagggcacagctgctctgctgctctcattTGTGTTTCCAGACCTCAGTGGTAATTTCCCTGACTTTAGTAGGGCAGAACCTGATGTATCCCAGTGGGGGAGAGTGGAACTGGGTTTTGTGCATACCTGGAGAGCCAAGCCACAAGGTTTGGCAGCCAGTTCTTACTACGTGAAGGGATGTTTGGTTAGACAGGATGGatttaaaatgaacaaaaccatTCACCATTCATTCTCCCTTCTGTCCTGTTTGAAAGTCCAACAGAATGTTGGCAGTTTTATTCCTATTCAGTGTTAAATGTGCTTATTTCTACTATTTTGCAAAAATTACTATATTCAAGTCTGTCTTAACTTCTGACGGGTTCGAGTGCAGAGTTTTTTTATTGTCTCAAAAATATGTGTTAATGGAAAGCTTTGGGAGTTCCTGGGTTTTTGAAGAAGCCTCTTTTATATTCAGAATTTcctatttttgtatttatttattcattcaaaTAAATAATGGTTTAGATCTAAGGAGTGTTTGAAATGCAGAGCAATCTTGTTCAGATCTTGGGCTCCAGCTAAGTCATCCAAAGGAAGACTTGGGCAAGCCTGGATGTGTGTGGAAGCCTCTTCTGATCCtgatcctgctgctgtgtgtagccccttctcctgccctgggaaggTCTGAGCTAATTTGCAATCACCAGGGGCTGAAAATTGTGGGGTGCAGGCCTGTGGCACCTCAGCCACACTGCTCTTTGCTTTCTGGTGGGGGTGGAAAGGCACAAAGACACACAACTTCTGTGGAAGGGGCCAATTTCATCCCTCAGTCATTCAGTGCTTGGACTTGATCATcacagagggcttttccaaccttaagGATTCTGGTGCCTAGAGGGGGCTTACAAGAAAGAGAGGGACCTTtcacaagagcatgtagtgacaggacaagggggagtgGTGTCAAGCCAAAAGAGGATTGGTTTCGATGAGATACCAGCAAGAAATTTGTGACtcagagggtgctgaggccctggcacaggttgcccaaagaagctgtggctgcccctggatccctggaagtgtccaaggccaggctgaatggGACTTGC
Proteins encoded:
- the TMEM80 gene encoding transmembrane protein 80, translated to MAVPSRGRTSEILSSLPLHILLYVNGVYYIFYFLATLAMIIYKSQVFSYPDDFLAPDLAVLFLMAILEVPRLYLGFKGNLTEAEGPLGLSLGLTVGSVLLCVYLLLWQSYVLWADVLLNAVLLAAYALESGLKVTAIAAFVS